From Scytonema millei VB511283:
GGATTCCCTACCATCACGTCACGATCGACTACTGCAAAGAACTGGGAGTTCCGTTAGAAGTCATAGTCAATCTCAGCCGCCAGCAATATATTTATCGTGAAAACGCAGGTTCGTTATCCGGTCGCAAGGTTCACGCTCGCGAAGCGATCGCCGATATACGGGGATACATTTCCGAACTCTTAGCAAAGGCGATTAGTAAAGATGCCATAGATGCACCTCTGACCGTAGAAGATAAGGAGAAAATGATTGAATTTCTCCGAACCTACGGTGGTTTAAACCCAGACTTGTTTTACAAAGGTTCCAGCCGACGCGGTTACTCCACGTATCAAGGAGCGGGTGATGCGCCTGGAGTCGTTGACGATCCTTACGACTTGAGTGCGTTATTGGAATTGGGCTTTGCTGGGAACGAATCTTTTGAATTTGGTTTCAACCAGCAAATGACAATGTTTGAGCCTGTAGGAGGAATGGACGCGATCGCCAAAGCTTTTGAAAAGCAGGTAGGACGATTCATTACTTACGGCGCAGTGGTGACAGAAATTCGCAAGACTCCCGATGGCGTGCAAATTTTGTACAAAGATAAATCGGGTAATGTCAAGCAAGAAACAGCCGACTACTGTATCTGTAATATTCCTCTATCAGTACTGAAAGATATTCCCTCTGATTTCGCTCCCGACATGAAAGAAGCGATCGCCAGCGTGGAATATGCCGTCACGGGCAAAAGTGCGTTACAGTTCAACCGCCGTTTCTGGGAAGATGACGAAGACATCTTCGGTGGTATCACTCAAACTGACCAGGACATCACTCAGATCTGGTATCCCTCAACGGGTTATCTATCCCAAAAAGGCGTGGTCTTGGGCTACTACAACTTTGGTTCAACGGCAGAAAAAGTAGGAACCCTCGCCCCCGCAGACCGCGTAGCTTTGTCATTAGAACAAGGGAGTAAGATTCACCCGCAATACAACAATCACTTTGAGAAAGGCTTCTCGCTGTTTTGGTCAACAGTACCTTACAGCATAGGTGGATGGGCAGAATACACCACTGATGTCAGAACAACATACTATCCGCGACTGAATCAACCAGATGGCAACATCTATTTGTGCGGCGAACATCTCAGCTATCTCACAGGTTGGATGGCTGGTGCTTTTGAATCCGCCCGTCTCGTCTCTACACAGATTGCGACTCTATGAGTGGTGCGTGGTGCGCGATCGCGATTTTATTGACATTTTCCTATCTCCCGTACGGGCAGGTTTTGAACCTAGATTGATTGTCTTGGGCATGAATTTTTCGCTAAACCCCTCCTCAGAAACTCCCGTACGGGCGGGTTTTGAACCTAGATTGATTGTCTTTGGCATGAATTTTTCGCTAAACCCGCCCCTACGAATGCTTGACTTTTGATTTTCGATCGTTACCCAAAAATTACCCAAAAATTATCTATGAAACGTTTCATCAATCGGTTTGGTAAAATTGGTGCTTTGTTGCTGCTAGGAATTTGTATTTGCTTTATCAGCTTGTATGCTTTTGGTATCGATCTTCAAGCTGTAGCCAAACCAACTTCACCAGAAAAAGTCGTTTTTTACGGTACGCCAACATCTTCAATTGCTTCAGCCGTCGCCGTACCGGAAGACCAAGCTTACTATTGGACGAGTGGCACAGTCCCACCAGTGATTAATCCCGATGCTCCACTGCGGACGCGCGATCGCTATGGCGATACGAAAACTCAGGCGATCGGTATTCTAGAACGAATTCAAGCTTTGTTGGCAGATGTGAACCTGAAATTATCTGATGTGGTCTATCTGCGCGTTTATCTGGTGGCAGATCCCGCAATGGATAATCAAGTCGATTACCAGGGTTGGTTTGACGCTTACGCTCAATTTTTCAACAATCCAGAAAATCCAGTCAAAACAGCTCGTTCTACCCTGGCTGTGGCTGGTTTGGTCGATCCTGGTTGGTTAATTGAAATTGAAGCCGTCGCTGTTTATCCCAAACATTAAGAATTCGGAATTCGGAATTCGGAATTAAATTCAGGAGTTACGCACTTGAATGTTATGTTGTCATTCTGAGCGCAGCGAAGAATCTCTCAGATGCTTCACTGGCGTTTGGCACGACATCAACTGCGTAAGTCCACACAATTGGGTAGCAATTTAGCGGTAGAGTAA
This genomic window contains:
- a CDS encoding flavin monoamine oxidase family protein is translated as MRRRDFITRLAASAGTTYAVMQALDLIEKPATAQKSPFQLQRRGGSKSIIILGAGLGGMTCAYELSKVGYQCKILEARERSGGRCWTVRTGDKFTDTLGQTQTIRFDRGLYFNPGPARIPYHHVTIDYCKELGVPLEVIVNLSRQQYIYRENAGSLSGRKVHAREAIADIRGYISELLAKAISKDAIDAPLTVEDKEKMIEFLRTYGGLNPDLFYKGSSRRGYSTYQGAGDAPGVVDDPYDLSALLELGFAGNESFEFGFNQQMTMFEPVGGMDAIAKAFEKQVGRFITYGAVVTEIRKTPDGVQILYKDKSGNVKQETADYCICNIPLSVLKDIPSDFAPDMKEAIASVEYAVTGKSALQFNRRFWEDDEDIFGGITQTDQDITQIWYPSTGYLSQKGVVLGYYNFGSTAEKVGTLAPADRVALSLEQGSKIHPQYNNHFEKGFSLFWSTVPYSIGGWAEYTTDVRTTYYPRLNQPDGNIYLCGEHLSYLTGWMAGAFESARLVSTQIATL
- a CDS encoding RidA family protein, with the translated sequence MKRFINRFGKIGALLLLGICICFISLYAFGIDLQAVAKPTSPEKVVFYGTPTSSIASAVAVPEDQAYYWTSGTVPPVINPDAPLRTRDRYGDTKTQAIGILERIQALLADVNLKLSDVVYLRVYLVADPAMDNQVDYQGWFDAYAQFFNNPENPVKTARSTLAVAGLVDPGWLIEIEAVAVYPKH